Proteins encoded in a region of the Mucilaginibacter sabulilitoris genome:
- a CDS encoding TonB-dependent receptor gives MKKTLTLFVMLILCISVKAQIAATLSGTVTDDKNQAVSGASVYLLNTNYHTIADKSGKFSLKNISSGAYTLHISAVGYAARNQQVTISSNMQDISIQLNDAGNQLDEVTVSAQKYEEDAQRVPFSISTLSAKQIRDYRLWDLKDLTAIAPNLNSANPGDGRTVSGIRGVVTTSYDPAVATYVDGVNQYGLDTYIPQLFDVERVEVLRGPQGTLYGRNATGGVINVITKQPTNTVSGFAGLDFGNYGQQRYTLGLRAPLIKDRLFLGVAGVYSGFNGFYTNTFNNSHFDKQHFFLGNYYLKFLATSKLALTLNVKNYNNRNNGAFALAGSPDDALAHPYEVNQNATTKMIDNTFQTSLAVNYSGNDFNFTSQSSYQVNNRYYDTPIDGDFSPIDGASIINNYGGKWNKVKTVIQEFRFSSPAASTSALKWTAGAYGFYHYAPNKQGTYYGNDGAMLDAPNNLTTITVNTDKNSGEAAYGQVTYTVNPQLDITAGVRYDHEHKKESVFGTAQPDGQDVMVTQADTSSSANFNAFTPKLSVAYHLSANNNLYATYSRGFRAGGITELGPDPVNAPPLYSFKPEYSNNYEVGSKNEFFDNKLRVNITAFYTLITNAQVPTLILPQAITVTKNAGRLNSKGAELELNATPVKGLYIDYNFGYTHARYTDLNVPNNGEVLNLKGNKQIYTPNITSMLAAQYAYDLGGPQKIKLVARGEWRYLGDQYYDLANQIEQKAYSKFNARIGVDTKNFSLFLWESNIANKKYIDYAYDFGASHLGNPRTYGVSVTTNF, from the coding sequence ATGAAAAAAACGCTTACTTTATTTGTAATGCTTATACTATGCATTTCGGTTAAGGCCCAAATTGCTGCTACTTTATCAGGTACAGTAACTGATGATAAAAATCAGGCTGTTTCCGGCGCTTCCGTTTACCTGTTAAACACCAATTACCATACTATAGCAGATAAAAGCGGAAAGTTTTCATTGAAAAATATTAGCAGCGGCGCTTACACACTGCATATCAGCGCGGTAGGTTATGCGGCCAGAAACCAGCAGGTAACTATAAGCAGTAATATGCAGGACATCAGCATACAGTTAAACGATGCCGGTAACCAGCTTGATGAAGTCACCGTAAGTGCGCAGAAATATGAAGAGGATGCACAGCGTGTCCCTTTCAGTATCTCCACATTATCGGCAAAACAAATACGCGATTACCGCTTATGGGATTTAAAGGACCTTACTGCCATTGCACCGAATTTAAACTCGGCTAATCCCGGAGATGGCCGTACGGTAAGCGGTATAAGGGGTGTGGTAACTACCTCGTATGACCCGGCTGTGGCTACCTATGTTGATGGCGTTAACCAGTACGGACTGGATACCTACATACCGCAATTGTTTGATGTGGAACGTGTAGAGGTATTGAGAGGTCCGCAGGGAACACTTTACGGTCGTAATGCTACCGGCGGGGTTATCAATGTGATAACTAAACAGCCAACCAATACGGTAAGCGGTTTTGCCGGGCTCGATTTTGGAAACTACGGGCAGCAGCGCTATACCCTGGGTTTGCGTGCCCCTTTAATAAAGGATAGGTTGTTTTTGGGAGTTGCCGGTGTTTATTCGGGTTTTAACGGTTTTTATACCAATACATTTAATAACAGCCACTTTGATAAACAGCACTTCTTTTTAGGCAATTATTACCTTAAGTTTTTGGCTACCTCAAAACTGGCCCTTACGCTAAATGTTAAAAATTACAACAACCGCAATAACGGCGCTTTCGCGCTGGCGGGATCTCCGGACGATGCGTTGGCCCATCCATACGAGGTAAACCAGAACGCTACTACTAAAATGATTGACAATACCTTCCAAACCTCGCTCGCGGTGAATTACAGCGGTAACGATTTTAACTTTACCTCACAGTCGTCATACCAGGTAAATAACCGCTATTATGATACACCTATAGATGGCGATTTTTCACCTATAGATGGCGCATCGATCATTAACAACTATGGCGGCAAATGGAACAAGGTAAAAACGGTAATACAGGAATTTAGGTTTTCTTCGCCGGCCGCGTCAACTTCGGCTTTAAAATGGACAGCAGGCGCTTATGGTTTTTACCACTACGCCCCCAATAAACAAGGTACTTATTATGGTAATGACGGAGCCATGTTAGACGCGCCAAACAACCTGACTACTATTACTGTCAATACCGACAAAAATTCGGGTGAAGCTGCTTACGGGCAAGTTACTTATACAGTTAACCCGCAACTGGATATCACCGCCGGTGTGCGTTATGACCACGAGCATAAAAAAGAAAGTGTATTTGGTACCGCTCAGCCCGACGGGCAGGATGTTATGGTAACACAAGCTGATACGTCGTCGTCGGCCAATTTCAATGCCTTTACACCAAAATTGAGTGTTGCTTATCATTTATCGGCCAATAACAATTTATATGCTACCTACAGCCGCGGTTTCCGCGCGGGCGGTATCACTGAACTGGGTCCCGACCCGGTAAATGCCCCGCCGCTGTATTCTTTTAAACCGGAATATAGCAATAACTACGAGGTTGGTTCAAAAAATGAATTTTTCGATAATAAACTGCGTGTAAACATAACCGCGTTCTATACACTGATTACCAATGCGCAGGTACCTACGCTGATACTGCCGCAGGCCATTACCGTTACCAAAAACGCTGGCCGGCTAAATAGTAAAGGTGCAGAGCTTGAACTGAATGCAACGCCGGTTAAAGGTTTGTATATTGATTATAACTTTGGTTATACCCATGCCCGCTATACCGATTTGAACGTGCCCAACAATGGCGAGGTACTTAATTTAAAGGGTAACAAGCAAATTTATACGCCAAACATAACCAGCATGCTGGCCGCGCAATATGCATATGACCTTGGCGGACCACAAAAAATAAAACTGGTAGCCCGCGGCGAATGGCGCTACCTTGGCGATCAGTATTATGACCTTGCCAACCAGATTGAGCAAAAAGCCTACAGCAAGTTTAAC
- a CDS encoding peptidylprolyl isomerase: MSKAIIKTEKGDMTVEFFDKDAPNTVANFKKLAKSNFYDNVTFHRVIPNFVIQGGDPTGTGAGGPGYKIDCELTGDNQYHDRGVLSMAHAGRNTGGSQFFICHSRDNTAHLDRNHTVFGKVVENVDVVDAIRQGDKILSIEVIEE, from the coding sequence ATGAGCAAAGCAATTATTAAAACCGAAAAAGGCGACATGACTGTTGAGTTTTTCGACAAAGATGCCCCTAATACTGTTGCTAACTTTAAAAAATTAGCTAAATCAAATTTTTATGACAACGTGACTTTTCACCGCGTTATACCAAACTTTGTGATACAGGGCGGCGATCCAACCGGTACCGGCGCAGGCGGCCCTGGTTACAAAATTGATTGCGAATTAACCGGCGATAACCAATACCATGACCGTGGTGTGCTTTCAATGGCACATGCAGGCCGTAACACCGGCGGATCGCAGTTTTTCATTTGCCACAGCCGCGACAATACCGCTCACTTAGACCGCAACCACACTGTTTTTGGTAAAGTTGTTGAAAACGTTGACGTGGTTGACGCTATACGCCAGGGCGATAAAATTTTAAGCATCGAAGTAATAGAAGAATAA
- a CDS encoding DUF5606 family protein, whose translation MNLQGIVAVSGKPGLWKALAQNKNGYVLESLDAQKTKLVANLSTAKLAALSEITIFGVDDDIKLTDVFEQMKSAGNIPDAKADGKKLRAFFFEVAPDHDEEKVYASDMKKVISWYQILKDLPLFNEPDPTVAPAEATPAQEEPVAVEEVAEPAPAAAPKPKAKKATKKAE comes from the coding sequence ATGAATTTACAAGGAATTGTAGCGGTATCGGGCAAACCGGGACTATGGAAAGCTTTGGCGCAAAATAAAAACGGTTACGTATTGGAGAGCCTTGATGCTCAAAAAACCAAGCTGGTTGCCAACCTTTCAACCGCCAAATTAGCCGCGCTGAGCGAGATCACCATTTTTGGTGTTGACGATGACATTAAGCTTACCGATGTATTTGAGCAAATGAAAAGCGCCGGTAACATCCCTGATGCTAAGGCTGATGGTAAAAAATTAAGAGCATTCTTTTTTGAGGTAGCTCCCGATCATGATGAGGAAAAAGTTTATGCTTCTGACATGAAAAAGGTAATATCATGGTACCAGATACTGAAAGATTTGCCGTTGTTTAACGAGCCAGATCCAACAGTTGCTCCTGCCGAAGCTACACCAGCCCAGGAAGAGCCTGTTGCCGTTGAAGAAGTTGCCGAGCCGGCACCAGCCGCTGCTCCAAAACCTAAGGCGAAAAAAGCCACAAAAAAAGCCGAATAA
- a CDS encoding type II toxin-antitoxin system VapC family toxin, with product MADKIVLADTSLLIDFFGKSDKSNSKLISLMDAGYRFCICAITEYEIYTGATDAQMPYWKKFLESIEILSFDSAAVTKAIDINKRLKLKNKQIAIPDLFIAAIAVSNNLPVATLNKKHFDRINDLTLVDIK from the coding sequence ATGGCAGATAAAATAGTATTGGCCGATACGTCCCTGCTTATCGATTTTTTCGGAAAATCTGACAAATCAAATTCAAAACTTATTTCTTTAATGGACGCGGGTTACCGCTTTTGTATTTGTGCTATTACCGAGTATGAAATTTATACGGGTGCAACAGACGCGCAAATGCCTTATTGGAAAAAGTTTCTTGAAAGCATTGAGATACTTAGCTTCGATAGTGCCGCTGTAACCAAAGCTATTGATATCAATAAACGCCTGAAACTTAAAAACAAACAAATTGCTATTCCCGACCTGTTTATCGCGGCTATTGCGGTGAGTAACAACTTACCTGTTGCCACCTTGAACAAAAAACATTTTGATCGTATTAATGATTTAACATTGGTCGATATAAAATAA
- a CDS encoding serine hydrolase produces the protein MKLKLLTLFIIFTTSALAQTDKKLTAQLQNAIQGFHGQVGIYVQNLKTGKTAAINSDTLFPTASMIKVSIQCGLMDKIEKDEMQYNQKLVYRDSLLYPGEDILGSFKDKDTIQLSKVAMLMITMSDNTASTWLQKLVGGDYINNWLQQNGFKVMRVNSRVPGREAIRKIYGWGVSTPFEMCRLFTMIREGKAVSPAASERMYRNMIRIYWDDKALSQIPPYVQAISKQGAVDESKSETVLVNAPHGDYVFSIMTNHNTDQRWLPDNEASMLIKKVSALLWHYFEPHSNWKPADGMDKYMKNE, from the coding sequence ATGAAGCTAAAACTACTTACCCTTTTTATAATTTTTACCACTTCAGCCCTCGCTCAAACCGATAAGAAACTTACCGCTCAGCTGCAAAACGCTATACAGGGTTTTCACGGGCAGGTGGGCATTTACGTGCAAAACCTAAAAACAGGCAAAACCGCGGCTATTAATTCGGATACCTTGTTTCCTACGGCCAGCATGATCAAGGTGAGCATTCAGTGCGGTTTAATGGATAAGATAGAGAAGGACGAAATGCAATACAACCAGAAACTGGTTTACCGCGATTCGTTGCTGTATCCGGGTGAAGATATATTGGGTTCGTTTAAGGATAAAGACACTATACAACTAAGCAAGGTAGCCATGCTCATGATCACCATGAGTGATAATACCGCCAGTACCTGGCTACAGAAGCTGGTCGGTGGCGATTATATAAACAACTGGCTGCAGCAAAACGGCTTTAAGGTAATGCGGGTAAACTCCCGTGTGCCGGGCCGCGAAGCCATTCGTAAAATATATGGTTGGGGGGTAAGCACGCCCTTTGAAATGTGCCGTTTATTCACCATGATCAGGGAGGGTAAGGCGGTAAGCCCTGCTGCCAGTGAGCGCATGTACCGCAATATGATCCGTATTTACTGGGACGATAAAGCGCTGTCGCAAATTCCGCCATACGTGCAGGCCATATCCAAACAGGGTGCCGTTGATGAGTCGAAATCTGAAACTGTGCTGGTAAATGCCCCGCATGGCGATTATGTTTTTTCTATTATGACCAACCATAATACCGACCAGCGCTGGCTACCCGACAATGAAGCGAGTATGTTGATAAAAAAGGTATCGGCCCTGTTATGGCATTATTTTGAGCCCCATAGCAACTGGAAGCCGGCCGACGGAATGGATAAGTATATGAAGAACGAATAG
- the lpxK gene encoding tetraacyldisaccharide 4'-kinase — protein sequence MNYLRWLLFPFSLLYGLAVVIRNWFYNAGIYQSREFDLPVIAVGNLDVGGAGKSPMTEYLIRLLKGNYKLATLSRGYGRKTKGFLLANAKPTANEIGDEPAQFKNKFKNITVAVAEKRVEGIEQLQDNHDLIILDDAYQHRAVKPGFSILLFDYNRLAEPRLLLPAGNLREPYSGRKRANVIVVSKCPTGLDNHEQNAIKQRIDPLAQQYLFFTFISYSPLQAMDGTITDTVIDDDTIVFLLTGIANAGPLLAYLNKQTSRIVHHKYPDHHQFTLKNISKLADDFRACTSQKKLIITTEKDAQRLGEQELLQVVTKLPVLVLPIGIEFLNNQQQQFDNLVTEYVREYRKHRPVH from the coding sequence ATGAATTACCTGCGCTGGCTTCTGTTTCCGTTTTCCTTACTGTATGGACTTGCGGTGGTTATCCGCAACTGGTTTTATAATGCGGGCATATACCAAAGCCGGGAATTCGACCTACCCGTGATAGCGGTAGGCAACCTTGATGTTGGCGGCGCGGGCAAAAGCCCCATGACCGAATACCTGATACGGCTGCTTAAAGGCAACTACAAACTGGCTACCCTGAGCCGTGGCTATGGTCGTAAAACCAAAGGTTTTTTACTGGCAAATGCTAAGCCAACAGCCAATGAAATTGGCGACGAACCAGCCCAGTTTAAAAATAAATTCAAGAATATTACGGTGGCTGTGGCCGAGAAACGCGTGGAAGGTATTGAGCAACTACAGGACAACCATGATCTTATCATTTTAGACGATGCCTACCAGCACCGGGCAGTAAAACCCGGTTTCAGCATTTTATTGTTTGACTATAACCGCCTTGCCGAACCCCGCCTGCTATTGCCTGCCGGCAACCTGCGCGAACCATATAGCGGGCGTAAAAGAGCAAATGTGATCGTTGTAAGTAAATGCCCCACCGGTTTAGACAATCATGAACAGAATGCTATAAAACAACGGATAGACCCGCTTGCACAACAATACCTGTTTTTTACCTTCATTAGTTATTCACCCTTGCAGGCCATGGACGGCACTATTACAGATACGGTAATTGACGATGATACAATTGTGTTCCTGCTAACAGGCATAGCCAACGCGGGACCTTTACTGGCGTATCTGAACAAACAAACATCGCGCATTGTACATCACAAATATCCCGATCATCACCAATTTACCTTAAAAAATATCAGTAAACTTGCCGATGATTTCCGGGCCTGCACATCACAAAAAAAATTGATCATCACAACAGAAAAGGATGCGCAGCGTTTAGGGGAACAGGAACTGCTGCAGGTTGTAACCAAACTCCCGGTTTTAGTTTTACCCATTGGTATAGAGTTTTTAAATAACCAGCAACAACAGTTTGATAATTTAGTAACCGAATATGTTAGAGAATATAGAAAGCACCGCCCGGTACATTAA
- a CDS encoding purine-nucleoside phosphorylase translates to MLENIESTARYIKNRIGDFEPEVGIILGTGLGGLVKEIEVEKQLMYSNIPDFPISTLEFHSGKLLFGTLAGVKVVAMQGRLHYYEGYSMQQITFPVRVLKYLGIKTLFVSNASGSLNPDFKKGDLMVIADHINLQPQNPLVGRNDNQLGPRFPDMSQPYQRPLIDKALTIAKANNITCHKGVYVAVTGPNLETKAEYNYLRIIGGDAVGMSTVPEVIVANHMGLPVFAISVLTDEGFTEVLEPVSLEEIIRVAEEAEPKLTLILKELIAGS, encoded by the coding sequence ATGTTAGAGAATATAGAAAGCACCGCCCGGTACATTAAAAACCGCATAGGCGATTTTGAGCCCGAAGTAGGTATAATTTTAGGCACCGGTCTGGGTGGCTTGGTAAAGGAAATAGAGGTTGAAAAACAATTGATGTACTCCAACATTCCCGATTTCCCGATCTCTACCTTAGAGTTTCATTCCGGAAAATTACTTTTTGGCACACTTGCCGGGGTAAAGGTTGTGGCCATGCAGGGTCGTTTGCATTATTACGAAGGCTATAGTATGCAGCAGATCACTTTTCCGGTGCGAGTACTTAAATACCTGGGCATCAAGACCCTGTTTGTATCAAACGCAAGCGGATCGCTCAATCCCGATTTTAAAAAAGGCGACCTGATGGTTATTGCCGATCATATTAACCTGCAGCCGCAAAACCCGTTGGTGGGCCGTAATGACAATCAGCTTGGGCCACGCTTTCCGGATATGAGCCAACCCTATCAGCGCCCCCTTATTGATAAAGCATTAACAATAGCAAAAGCAAACAATATTACATGCCATAAAGGAGTTTATGTAGCTGTAACCGGCCCTAACCTGGAAACCAAGGCCGAATACAATTATTTAAGAATTATTGGCGGCGATGCCGTTGGCATGAGCACCGTGCCCGAGGTTATTGTTGCAAATCACATGGGCCTTCCCGTATTTGCCATATCGGTATTAACAGACGAGGGCTTTACAGAAGTGCTGGAGCCGGTATCGCTCGAAGAAATTATAAGAGTTGCAGAAGAAGCTGAACCAAAACTAACACTAATACTTAAAGAACTGATAGCCGGTAGTTAA
- a CDS encoding putative porin: MRKKLKYILLLLMCISAHTVFAQYNPQTRPRPLSTRDTVKPERQISDDEMLDSLRKKEDNQRDSVIYNSKFLRVTSEQFLNDSTQTFPLDTGITYFENYSPLLDPRNPRIHLGSTGVSQRSLLFEPNKTIGFDVGMHALDIYTINPQDIKYYNTRVPYTTLSLFNGFGSSAEQLFKVIHTQNVKPNWNVGFNLNFNGSKGFYSTSSVLGQNVSGLNAALFTWYESKSKRYNLLANATFNNLKAPETGAILNDTVFTSAPGTVFFKNSAPVRLPNSYENWNDKGLYLKQFYYIGRIDSLNKGNADSKVLPTQRVAHTFSLKNGRYNYIQSDPDTYNVFPDYFFSDKRSRDSLVYTHIQNEFSYSFYLRSKSVKFVKNELKLDLGLVHDFWHYAQYVSDTTLNQYGAQFIHQDRVRSKTFQDITLKAKLSYRFSDRIGFEGDFRQIAQGRDFGNYFYDAKLILAGGSRVGKIILEAYSQNSSPPLIYTDWVSNHYIFHNDFSNQKTTSLSFNYINNPLQLDIKAEYYLIANYLYFTAQPGGIDAHPAQLGNDINLLKISIGKNLTWRSLHFDNYVVYQKTDYQSTLRTPEVYTYSNLYISKTLFNVLHSSIGINVRYNTEYVAPSYAVGIGQFYNGPNVTFSSYPVAAVYFKATLQRTNLFLMYDYANQGLSSKGYYTVNRYPQQDALIKFGVSWTFYN; this comes from the coding sequence ATGCGCAAAAAGCTAAAATATATTTTATTGTTACTGATGTGCATATCGGCACATACCGTTTTCGCGCAGTATAACCCGCAAACCCGCCCCAGGCCGCTCTCTACCCGCGATACCGTTAAGCCCGAAAGACAGATCAGCGATGACGAGATGCTGGACAGTTTGCGTAAAAAAGAGGATAACCAGCGCGATTCGGTAATTTACAATTCAAAATTTTTACGGGTAACCAGCGAACAGTTTTTGAATGACAGTACCCAAACCTTCCCGCTTGATACGGGTATAACCTATTTTGAAAATTATAGCCCGCTGCTTGATCCGCGCAACCCCCGTATACACCTGGGCAGTACCGGGGTTTCGCAAAGGAGCCTGCTGTTCGAGCCCAACAAAACCATAGGCTTTGATGTGGGCATGCACGCACTTGATATTTATACCATAAATCCGCAGGATATAAAGTATTATAACACGCGGGTTCCGTACACAACACTTTCCCTTTTTAACGGTTTTGGCAGTTCGGCTGAGCAGCTGTTTAAAGTAATCCACACGCAAAATGTTAAACCCAACTGGAATGTAGGTTTCAACCTGAATTTTAACGGATCAAAGGGTTTTTACAGTACCAGCAGCGTTCTGGGGCAAAATGTGAGCGGCCTTAACGCGGCTTTATTTACCTGGTACGAGTCGAAAAGCAAACGTTATAACCTGCTGGCCAATGCCACGTTTAATAATTTAAAAGCACCCGAAACCGGTGCGATATTAAATGACACCGTTTTCACCAGCGCCCCCGGCACGGTTTTTTTTAAAAATTCGGCCCCGGTGCGCTTACCCAACAGTTATGAAAACTGGAACGATAAAGGGCTTTACCTGAAACAGTTTTATTATATAGGCCGTATTGACAGCTTAAATAAGGGCAATGCAGACTCCAAAGTTTTACCAACGCAAAGGGTTGCCCATACCTTCAGCCTAAAAAACGGCCGGTATAATTACATACAAAGCGATCCCGATACTTATAACGTATTCCCTGATTATTTCTTCAGCGACAAACGATCGCGCGACTCGCTGGTGTACACGCATATCCAAAACGAATTCTCCTATAGTTTTTACCTCCGCAGCAAATCGGTAAAATTTGTAAAAAATGAACTGAAGCTCGACCTGGGCCTGGTACACGATTTTTGGCATTATGCCCAATATGTAAGCGACACTACTCTGAACCAATATGGTGCCCAATTTATACACCAGGACAGGGTTAGGAGCAAAACTTTTCAAGACATTACCCTTAAAGCAAAGCTGAGCTACCGCTTTAGCGACCGCATAGGTTTTGAGGGCGATTTCAGACAGATAGCCCAGGGCCGCGATTTTGGTAACTATTTTTATGATGCTAAACTGATACTGGCCGGCGGCAGCAGGGTTGGTAAAATTATCCTGGAGGCTTATTCACAAAACAGTTCGCCGCCGCTAATATATACCGACTGGGTATCAAACCACTACATTTTCCATAACGATTTCAGCAATCAAAAAACGACCAGCTTATCGTTCAATTACATCAATAACCCGTTGCAGCTTGATATAAAGGCCGAGTATTATTTAATAGCCAACTACCTGTATTTTACAGCACAGCCCGGCGGTATTGACGCGCATCCGGCACAGTTAGGCAACGATATTAATTTGCTTAAAATAAGCATTGGTAAAAACCTGACCTGGCGCAGCCTGCATTTTGATAACTATGTGGTTTACCAGAAAACAGATTACCAATCAACCCTGCGCACGCCCGAAGTGTATACCTACAGCAACCTGTATATCAGCAAAACGCTGTTCAATGTACTGCACTCGAGCATCGGGATAAATGTGCGTTATAATACCGAATACGTAGCGCCATCTTACGCGGTTGGTATCGGGCAGTTTTACAACGGACCAAACGTAACGTTTTCATCATACCCAGTGGCCGCGGTATATTTCAAAGCTACACTCCAGCGTACCAATTTATTCCTGATGTATGATTATGCCAACCAGGGCCTGTCAAGCAAAGGATATTATACCGTAAACCGCTATCCTCAGCAGGATGCGCTGATCAAATTCGGCGTAAGCTGGACTTTTTATAATTAA
- a CDS encoding asparagine synthetase B, whose product MDEEQKDHLKSYGIAFWTLKNGQEVDWLLNYRGGSFMMKYDPKLEEECKIRGVSYQVLADAKVNEIVTEVSDPSVNMDIVKLEKAPKMAVYSPKNKLPWDDAVTLVLKYAEIPYDVVYDEEVIRGDLPKYDWLHLHHEDFTGQYSKFYGAFRFAQWYNDDVKGQEDMARKLGFKKVSQMKLAVAKNIRDFCAGGGFLFAMCSGTDTFDIALAAANTDICERMFDGDAADADAQSKLDFTQTFAFQNFTLDMNPISHQFSNIDVTSTRQVERTKDFFTLFDFSAKWDVVPSMLTQDHDKVIKGFMGLTTAFNKTMLKPGVTIMGEMKTANEARYIHGEYGKGQWTFYGGHDPEDYQHAVGDPPTDLKLHPNSPGYRLILNNVLFPAAKKKKQKT is encoded by the coding sequence ATGGACGAAGAGCAGAAGGATCACCTGAAATCGTACGGTATCGCATTCTGGACGTTGAAGAACGGGCAGGAGGTTGACTGGCTGCTCAACTACCGTGGTGGCAGTTTTATGATGAAGTACGACCCTAAACTGGAAGAGGAGTGTAAAATTCGCGGGGTAAGCTACCAGGTGCTGGCCGATGCCAAGGTAAACGAAATTGTTACCGAGGTAAGTGACCCATCGGTAAATATGGATATCGTAAAGCTGGAGAAAGCACCCAAAATGGCAGTGTATTCTCCTAAAAATAAGCTGCCCTGGGACGATGCCGTAACGCTGGTTTTAAAATACGCAGAAATACCATATGATGTGGTATACGATGAAGAGGTAATACGCGGTGACCTGCCCAAATACGATTGGCTGCACCTGCACCACGAAGACTTTACCGGCCAATACAGCAAATTTTATGGCGCTTTCAGATTTGCACAATGGTACAATGACGACGTAAAGGGGCAGGAAGATATGGCCCGCAAACTTGGATTTAAAAAGGTATCGCAAATGAAGCTGGCCGTGGCCAAAAACATACGTGATTTTTGCGCCGGTGGCGGGTTCCTGTTTGCCATGTGCTCGGGTACCGATACCTTTGATATAGCCCTGGCTGCAGCCAATACCGATATTTGCGAACGCATGTTTGACGGCGACGCTGCAGATGCCGACGCGCAATCAAAACTCGATTTTACCCAAACCTTCGCGTTTCAGAACTTTACGCTGGATATGAATCCCATATCGCACCAGTTTAGCAATATTGATGTTACCAGTACGCGGCAGGTGGAGCGCACCAAAGATTTTTTTACGCTGTTTGATTTTTCGGCCAAGTGGGATGTGGTACCCAGCATGCTTACCCAGGATCATGATAAAGTGATCAAGGGGTTTATGGGTTTAACTACCGCTTTTAATAAAACTATGCTTAAACCCGGCGTAACCATTATGGGCGAAATGAAAACCGCCAACGAGGCCCGCTACATTCATGGTGAATACGGTAAAGGGCAATGGACTTTTTATGGTGGCCATGACCCTGAGGATTATCAGCATGCCGTAGGCGATCCGCCAACTGACCTTAAACTGCACCCCAATTCGCCCGGATACCGGCTGATATTAAATAATGTACTATTCCCGGCAGCGAAAAAGAAAAAGCAGAAAACGTAA